The following proteins are co-located in the Salvelinus sp. IW2-2015 unplaced genomic scaffold, ASM291031v2 Un_scaffold1391, whole genome shotgun sequence genome:
- the LOC111980607 gene encoding xylosyltransferase 2 — MVASVRVQKLLRRYKLAIAAALTILLIQGLVVWSLRSLEEGEAERKTRRSKLPDHNSQDPKREAVAWERQNALSGRSGARWNSRLERTGATAASALRRGTKRRGKHTIRVKVPLGQGXAVDGVPPHDPSSSRNFTDXRXGGEGAARLPPPXMPGEPGSVEGAPQAPSSDFVPKCDIMGKDALSALHRAGSRQCRQEIANIVCQHQAGQLMPRALPQFCPLHGFSSPVQTADELDNDLSKVENPVRVAFVLVVHGRAIRQLKRLIKAIYHRDHFYYIHVDKRSNYLHREVQQIAQQYPNVRATPWRMVTIWGGASLLKAYLRSMQDLLSMLDWNWDFFINLSATDFPTRTNDELVAFLSQHRDQNFLKSHGRENARFIKKQGLDRLFHECDNHMWRLGERTIPEGLEVSGGSDWFSLTRRFVEYVINSQDELVAGLKQFYTYALLPAESFFHTVLGNSHMCDSLVDNNLRVTNWNRKLGCKCQYKHIVDWCGCSPNDFKPQDLVRIQQLTRPTFFARKFESTVNQEAIDILDTHLYGHYAPGTVAIKAYWESLFELVDGVGSLSDVALTAYSSFFRLGLRSLDSSQTSLETCRYEPIGYPVSVHLYFYDERFQGYLVRQEVQKVGSRVRETVEVWAVPQATMQLENNLREFERLKNLEVGTEWDPKERIFRNFGGVIGPLDEPVAVQKWVRGPNLTATIVWIDPAQTVAASYDISVDVDTEYTQYKPPLQRPLRPGAWTVRVLRLWERVAEARFLVMPLAFKGREPLRQEEDSWLHAGPPGNLYLEQGFQQLRSVLKLPPQEPALQEAQQRAQLVGKPLEAWVDRTVGAFWVTGDLCSTLPSPGXCPSLGPCTKSTWSSLAPDPKSELGPVKGDGRIR; from the exons aggaaAACACGGCGGTCTAAGCTACCTGACCACAACAGCCAGGACCCCAAAAGGGAGGCGGTGGCCTGGGAGAGACAAAACGCCTTGTCTGGGAGGAGCGGGGCCCGATGGAACAGCAGGCTGGAGAGGACGGGGGCCACGGCCGCCAGCGCCCTCCGGAGGGGCACCAAGCGCCGGGGGAAGCAYACCATCAGGGTGAAGGTGCCCCTGGGCCAGGGGKTAGCAGTTGATGGCGTTCCCCCCCATGACCCCTCCAGCAGCCGTAACTTCACTGATWCCCGGRGYGGAGGGGAGGGGGCGGCCAGACTACCCCCTCCAGYCATGCCAGGGGAACCGGGCAGCGTGGAGGGGGCGCCCCAAGCSCCCAGCAGCGACTTTGTGCCCAAGTGTGACATCATGGGCAAGGACGCCCTGTCGGCCCTGCACCGCGCTGGCTCTCGGCAGTGCCGGCAGGAGATCGCCAACATTGTGTGCCAGCATCAGGCCGGGCAGCTCATGCCAAGGGCACTGCCTCAGTTCTGCCCGCTGCACG GTTTTTCCAGCCCGGTACAGACAGCTGATGAGCTGGACAATGACCTGTCCAAGGTGGAGAACCCGGTCAGGGTGGCCTTCGTCCTGGTGGTCCACGGCCGGGCCATCAGGCAGCTCAAACGCCTCATCAAAGCCATATACCACCGAGACCACTTCTACTACATCCAYGTGGACAAG CGTTCCAACTACCTGCATCGGGAGGTGCAGCAGATCGCCCAGCAGTACCCCAATGTGCGTGCCACGCCCTGGCGCATGGTGACCATCTGGGGCGGTGCCAGCCTGCTGAAGGCCTACCTGCGCAGCATGCAGGACCTGCTCTCCATGCTGGACTGGAATTGGGACTTCTTCATCAACCTCAGTGCCACTGACTTCCCCACCAG GACCAACGATGAACTGGTGGCTTTTCTGTCACAGCACAGAGACCAGAACTTCCTCAAGTCACATGGGCGGGAGAACGCGAG GTTCATAAAGAAACAGGGTCTGGACCGGCTGTTCCATGAGTGTGACAACCACATGTGGCGGCTGGGTGAGCGGACCATCCCAGAGGGCCTGGAGGTGTCTGGGGGCTCTGACTGGTTCTCCCTCACCAGGCGCTTCGTAGAGTATGTCATCAACTCCCAGGATGAGCTGGTGGCGGGCCTGAAACAGTTCTACACCTACGCCCTGCTCCCCGCTGAG TCCTTCTTCCACACAGTGCTGGGGAACAGTCACATGTGTGACTCTCTGGTGGACAACAACCTGCGTGTTACAAACTGGAACAGGAAGCTGGGCTGTAAGTGCCAGTACAAACACATAGTGGACTGGTGCGGCTGCTCTCCCAACGACTTCAAACCACAGGACCTCGTCAGGATAcag CAACTGACCCGGCCCACGTTCTTTGCCCGAAAGTTTGAGTCCACGGTGAACCAAGAGGCTATAGACATCCTGGACACCCACCTGTATGGACACTACGCCCCAGGGACGGTGGCCATCAAGGCCTACTGGGAGAGCCTGTTTGAGCTGGTGGACGGGGTGGGCTCCCTCAGTGACGTGGCCCTCACGGCCTACTCTTCCTTCTTCCGCCTGGGCCTCAGGAGCCTGGATAGCAGCCAGACCAGCCTGGAGACCTGCAG GTATGAGCCAATAGGCTACCCGGTGTCGGTGCACCTGTATTTCTACGACGAGCGTTTCCAGGGCTACTTGGTCCGTCAGGAGGTGCAGAAGGTGGGGTCAAGGGTCAGGGAAACGGTGGAGGTGTGGGCCGTGCCTCAGGCCACCATGCAGCTGGAGAACAACCTCAGGGAGTTTGAGAGGCTCAAgaacctggag GTGGGCACAGAGTGGGACCCCAAGGAGAGAATCTTCCGGAACTTCGGCGGTGTGATCGGGCCGCTGGACGAGCCGGTGGCGGTACAGAAATGGGTTCGGGGCCCCAACCTCACTGCCACCATTGTGTGGATCGACCCTGCCCAGACGGTGGCGGCGTCTTATGACATCAGTGTGGATGTGGACACAGAGTACACGCAGTACAAGCCCCCGCTGCAGCGGCCGCTCCGCCCCGGGGCCTGGACAGTCAGGGTGCTGAGGCTGTGGGAGCGCGTGGCTGAGGCTCGCTTCCTCGTCATGCCCCTGGCCTTCAAAGGACGAGAGCCACTACGCCAAG AGGAGGACAGCTGGCTGCACGCGGGGCCACCAGGCAACCTGTACCTGGAGCAGGGCTTCCAGCAGCTGAGATCTGTTCTGAAGCTKCCCCCRCAGGAGCCCGCCCTGCAGGAGGCCCAGCAGAGGGCCCAGCTGGTGGGCAAGCCCCTGGAAGCCTGGGTGGACCGCACCGTGGGGGCCTTCTGGGTGACCGGGGACCTGTGCTCCACCCTGCCCTCCCCGGGCYCCTGCCCTTCCCTKGGCCCCTGYACCAAGTCCACCTGGAGCTCCCTCGCCCCAGACCCTAAGTCAGAACTTGGCCCTGTCAAAGGTGACGGCCGGATCAGGTAG